The following are encoded in a window of Lusitaniella coriacea LEGE 07157 genomic DNA:
- a CDS encoding SPOR domain-containing protein, which produces MGRHSSVDASESPAINPVLASALGSMDVQLEQELARYRRKRSQTESPNRPQDSYPQLSISSAIAQGSAEGLSLETLGENATILPLASQAEAEPESETTDPNDANSLQSSLITSQEAPSEKVAEPPSLPPDDYLESSEQLLRNLEKEEPPQPKTPSPTLAERLLTPLGIGSILLLFGTATLVGAALLDPEMVSSWSVARLFNGKKSPSGDRTPTIAGNPEEEEPKLETDEFVELDLDTLSTIEPSPAASPNSNPAQLPPANNNRAVPPVTLPESDSNLTRALIPPTQFQQTAPSPTTPNTAPPVPTKITPAPAPSAGDRLYYAIADYTSPESLQQVQAAIPDAYVRNFGSGTSIQLGAFLTEEDAQRLAEKLKQEGISTSVYHR; this is translated from the coding sequence ATGGGTAGACATTCCTCTGTTGATGCTTCTGAGTCGCCTGCCATTAATCCCGTTTTGGCTTCTGCCCTCGGTTCGATGGACGTGCAGCTCGAACAGGAACTAGCGCGATATCGGCGCAAGCGCAGTCAAACCGAGAGTCCGAACCGTCCTCAAGATTCTTATCCACAACTTTCAATTAGCTCCGCGATCGCGCAAGGATCTGCTGAAGGGTTATCCTTAGAAACCCTAGGGGAAAACGCAACAATTCTGCCCCTTGCCTCACAAGCGGAGGCGGAACCCGAAAGCGAAACAACAGATCCCAACGACGCTAATTCTCTTCAAAGCAGTCTCATTACATCTCAAGAAGCCCCTTCAGAAAAAGTTGCCGAACCCCCATCATTGCCACCCGATGACTATCTCGAATCTTCCGAACAACTCCTGCGGAATTTAGAGAAAGAAGAACCCCCACAACCCAAAACGCCCAGCCCGACGCTTGCGGAGCGATTGCTCACGCCCTTGGGAATTGGCTCGATACTCCTGCTCTTTGGCACGGCAACCTTAGTCGGTGCAGCATTGCTCGATCCGGAAATGGTGAGTTCTTGGAGTGTTGCCCGACTCTTTAATGGCAAAAAATCGCCTTCTGGGGATCGAACGCCAACAATTGCGGGCAATCCGGAGGAAGAGGAGCCAAAACTCGAAACCGATGAATTTGTTGAGTTGGATTTAGATACTTTAAGTACGATTGAACCGAGTCCTGCGGCGAGTCCCAATTCCAATCCGGCTCAACTTCCCCCCGCCAATAATAATCGCGCAGTTCCCCCTGTGACCTTGCCGGAGAGCGATTCTAACTTAACTAGGGCGTTGATTCCGCCTACGCAGTTCCAGCAAACTGCCCCATCGCCAACGACTCCTAACACCGCTCCCCCCGTACCAACGAAGATTACGCCCGCCCCCGCCCCCAGCGCCGGAGATCGCCTTTATTACGCGATCGCGGACTACACGAGCCCTGAATCCTTACAGCAGGTGCAAGCAGCCATTCCCGATGCTTACGTGCGCAATTTTGGTTCGGGAACCAGCATTCAACTGGGCGCGTTTCTCACCGAAGAGGATGCCCAGCGTTTGGCAGAAAAGCTCAAACAGGAGGGAATTTCTACATCGGTATATCATCGCTAA
- the rlmN gene encoding 23S rRNA (adenine(2503)-C(2))-methyltransferase RlmN translates to MSLTTDSPIEPTSVHSIPPLLGASLSELTAWVQQNGQPAYRGKQLHQWLYQKGARSLMDISVFPKKWREELSEVSIGRSKIHYRSVAPDSTRKYLLTLEDGLTIETVGIPTQKRLTVCVSSQVGCPMGCDFCATGKGGFTRNLKSYEIVDQVLTVQEDFQRRVSNVVFMGMGEPLLNIDEVVAATRSLNQDVGIGQRSLTISTVGLPGRIRELANHKLQITFAVSLHASNQRLREQLIPSAKRYTLNQLLSECREYVAITGRRVTFEYVLLAGVNDLSAHAIELAKHLRGFQSHVNLIPYNPISDADYERPSEQRVQAFKDVLQQHHLAVSIRYSRGLEANAACGQLRTSRG, encoded by the coding sequence ATGTCCTTGACAACCGATTCCCCCATTGAACCAACATCAGTGCATTCCATTCCCCCGCTATTGGGTGCATCTTTATCCGAGTTAACCGCCTGGGTTCAACAGAACGGACAACCCGCCTATCGCGGTAAGCAACTACATCAGTGGTTATATCAAAAAGGCGCGCGATCGTTGATGGATATTTCTGTTTTTCCTAAGAAATGGCGAGAAGAACTATCTGAAGTTTCAATTGGTCGCTCTAAGATTCATTATCGCAGTGTTGCACCCGATAGCACCCGCAAATACCTATTGACTCTTGAAGATGGTTTAACCATCGAAACCGTGGGAATTCCCACCCAAAAACGGCTCACGGTTTGCGTTTCGTCTCAAGTGGGGTGTCCGATGGGGTGCGATTTTTGTGCGACGGGGAAAGGGGGTTTTACGCGCAATCTCAAATCCTACGAAATTGTCGATCAAGTTTTAACCGTTCAAGAAGATTTTCAGCGACGGGTGAGTAATGTGGTGTTTATGGGAATGGGGGAACCCTTATTAAATATTGATGAAGTTGTTGCGGCGACGCGATCGCTCAATCAAGATGTAGGAATCGGACAGCGATCTCTGACCATCTCCACAGTCGGTTTGCCGGGACGCATCCGGGAACTGGCGAATCACAAACTGCAAATCACTTTTGCCGTCAGTCTCCACGCTTCCAATCAACGCCTGCGGGAACAGCTAATTCCCAGCGCCAAACGCTACACCCTCAACCAACTCCTATCCGAATGCCGAGAGTACGTCGCCATCACGGGACGCAGAGTGACATTTGAATACGTGCTTTTGGCGGGAGTCAACGATCTATCGGCACACGCGATTGAATTGGCAAAGCATTTACGCGGGTTTCAATCTCACGTCAACTTGATTCCCTACAACCCCATTTCCGATGCAGATTACGAACGTCCCAGCGAGCAACGAGTTCAAGCATTCAAGGATGTTCTCCAACAGCATCATTTAGCTGTCAGCATCCGTTATTCCCGTGGTTTGGAAGCGAACGCCGCTTGCGGACAGTTACGCACTTCTCGCGGTTGA